One part of the Vibrio ponticus genome encodes these proteins:
- a CDS encoding MerR family transcriptional regulator, protein MNTFKISELAKEFDITTRSIRFYEDLGLITPQRKGSTRIYNGRDRIRLKLILRGKRLGFSLADIKELFELYDTDQSTEQLTYMIRLIEEKKATLQQQANDINAVMMELNAAKLRCENTLKSMKGDSVI, encoded by the coding sequence ATGAATACATTTAAGATCAGTGAGCTTGCTAAAGAGTTTGATATTACAACCCGCAGTATCCGTTTTTACGAAGATTTGGGTTTGATTACTCCTCAACGTAAAGGCAGTACGCGAATTTACAATGGTCGCGACCGAATCAGACTAAAACTGATTCTGCGTGGAAAACGCTTAGGCTTTTCACTCGCAGACATCAAAGAGTTATTTGAACTCTACGATACCGATCAAAGTACTGAGCAGTTAACTTACATGATCAGGCTTATCGAAGAGAAAAAGGCGACATTGCAACAACAAGCAAATGACATCAACGCGGTAATGATGGAGCTCAATGCGGCGAAGTTGCGATGTGAAAACACACTTAAATCGATGAAAGGTGATAGCGTCATCTAA
- a CDS encoding isovaleryl-CoA dehydrogenase, which translates to MKSTYSSLNFVYDENTDLLREQINSFAASEIAPLAQSIDQSNEFPSHLWSKMGDMGLLGVTIDEQFGGAGMGYLAHVIAMEEISRASASVGLSYGAHSNLCVNQIHRNGTQAQKEKYLPKLVSGEHVGALAMSEPGAGSDVVAMQLKAERKGDHFILNGNKMWITNGPDAHTYVVYAKTDPTADAKGITAFIIERGFPGFSQAQKLDKLGMRGSNTCELVFENCEVPVENILGEENHGVKVLMSGLDYERVVLAGGPLGIMQACMDIVVPYIHDRKQFGKSIGEFQLVQAKVADMYTQMNAAKAYVYAVASACDRGETSRKDAAGAILFSAELATKMALDAIQLLGGNGYINEFDTGRLLRDAKLYEIGAGTSEIRRMLIGRELFNESA; encoded by the coding sequence ATGAAATCGACCTACTCTTCCCTAAATTTCGTCTACGACGAAAATACCGATTTGCTCCGCGAGCAGATTAATAGCTTTGCAGCCAGCGAAATCGCACCGCTTGCACAATCTATAGACCAATCTAACGAATTCCCCAGCCATCTTTGGTCTAAAATGGGTGATATGGGCTTACTAGGCGTGACCATCGACGAACAGTTCGGTGGTGCAGGCATGGGCTACTTAGCGCACGTCATCGCCATGGAAGAAATTAGCCGAGCATCTGCCTCTGTGGGCTTAAGTTATGGTGCCCACTCAAACCTTTGTGTCAATCAAATCCACCGCAACGGCACACAAGCACAAAAAGAGAAGTATCTACCAAAGCTGGTGTCTGGTGAGCATGTTGGTGCACTCGCCATGAGTGAACCGGGCGCAGGTTCAGACGTCGTCGCGATGCAACTCAAAGCTGAGCGCAAAGGCGATCATTTCATTCTCAATGGCAACAAAATGTGGATCACCAATGGTCCTGATGCCCACACTTATGTGGTGTATGCCAAAACCGATCCTACTGCGGACGCTAAAGGCATCACCGCATTCATTATTGAGCGTGGCTTCCCCGGCTTTTCTCAAGCGCAGAAGCTCGACAAATTAGGCATGCGCGGCTCGAACACTTGCGAACTGGTGTTTGAGAATTGCGAAGTGCCAGTAGAGAACATCCTTGGAGAAGAAAACCACGGCGTCAAAGTGTTGATGAGCGGTTTGGATTATGAACGTGTCGTACTCGCAGGTGGTCCACTTGGTATCATGCAGGCGTGTATGGATATTGTGGTGCCATATATCCATGACCGTAAGCAATTTGGCAAATCCATTGGTGAATTCCAACTGGTTCAAGCCAAAGTCGCCGATATGTATACTCAAATGAATGCCGCCAAAGCCTATGTTTATGCGGTGGCTTCTGCCTGTGATCGTGGCGAAACCAGCCGAAAAGATGCCGCAGGCGCGATCCTATTTAGCGCAGAACTTGCTACAAAAATGGCACTAGATGCGATTCAGCTACTTGGCGGCAACGGCTATATCAACGAGTTTGATACCGGTCGCCTACTCCGTGATGCCAAGCTGTATGAAATTGGCGCAGGCACCTCGGAAATACGCCGCATGCTTATCGGCCGAGAATTGTTTAACGAAAGTGCCTAG
- a CDS encoding carboxyl transferase domain-containing protein — MAHIISKINSQSEQYQQNYHSMTHLVDELYTVVNQIEDGGGETAREHQRKKGKIAVRERILALLDSGSSFLEIGQFAAWDVYPDYVPCGGVVAGIGVINGTECMIVANDVTVKGGSYYPLTVKKHLRAQEIALKCRLPCVYLVDSGGANLPRQDEVFPDKEHFGRIFYNQARMSAQGIGQIAVVMGLCTAGGAYVPAMCDVSIIVKQQGTIFLAGPPLVKAATGEEVSAEELGGADVHCKTSGVADYSADNDHHALELARRAVGQLNVLKPTQLKLKPVLSPRYPAEELYGIVGSDLKKPFDVKEVIARIVDASQFDEFKAQFGETLVCGFAHIHGMPIGIVANNGILFSESAQKGAHFIELCAQRKIPLLFLQNITGFMVGQKYEAEGIAKHGAKMVMAVSCADVPKFTVIIGGSYGAGNYGMCGRAYDPTMMWMWPNARISVMGGDQAANVMAQVTRDIKARKGENWSDEQEQQFKQPIIDQYQTQSHAYYASARLWDDGIIDPVKTRDVVGIALSAALNAPIPESKFGIFRM; from the coding sequence ATGGCACACATTATTAGCAAAATAAATTCGCAATCCGAGCAATATCAGCAAAACTACCATTCAATGACGCACTTAGTCGATGAGCTCTACACCGTAGTCAACCAAATTGAAGATGGCGGTGGTGAAACGGCGCGTGAACATCAACGTAAAAAAGGCAAAATCGCAGTTCGCGAGCGTATTCTTGCCCTCCTCGACTCGGGCTCATCTTTCCTAGAAATAGGTCAATTTGCCGCCTGGGATGTCTACCCAGACTATGTGCCCTGTGGCGGTGTCGTGGCAGGAATTGGCGTGATCAATGGCACCGAATGCATGATCGTCGCCAATGACGTCACAGTAAAAGGTGGCAGTTACTACCCGCTAACCGTTAAAAAACACCTTAGAGCACAAGAGATCGCGCTCAAATGTCGATTGCCGTGCGTCTACTTAGTCGACTCTGGCGGCGCTAACCTACCAAGGCAAGATGAAGTCTTCCCCGACAAAGAGCACTTTGGTCGTATTTTCTATAACCAAGCTCGCATGTCTGCGCAAGGAATTGGGCAAATCGCTGTTGTTATGGGGCTATGTACTGCGGGCGGTGCGTATGTTCCCGCGATGTGTGACGTTTCAATCATTGTTAAACAACAAGGCACCATATTCCTCGCGGGACCTCCTCTGGTTAAAGCGGCGACCGGTGAAGAAGTGAGTGCCGAAGAGCTTGGCGGTGCCGATGTCCACTGCAAAACCTCAGGGGTCGCGGACTACAGCGCAGATAACGATCATCACGCCTTGGAGCTGGCACGTCGAGCTGTTGGACAACTCAACGTCCTCAAACCTACCCAGCTTAAACTCAAGCCAGTACTCTCTCCACGTTACCCCGCCGAAGAGCTTTACGGCATTGTGGGTAGCGATCTCAAAAAGCCGTTTGACGTCAAAGAAGTGATTGCTCGTATCGTCGATGCCTCTCAATTCGATGAGTTTAAAGCCCAATTCGGTGAAACGCTGGTCTGTGGTTTTGCGCATATCCATGGCATGCCTATCGGCATTGTCGCCAACAATGGCATTCTATTTTCCGAATCGGCACAAAAAGGCGCTCACTTTATTGAGCTTTGCGCGCAACGAAAAATACCTTTGCTGTTTTTGCAGAACATCACTGGCTTTATGGTGGGACAAAAGTACGAAGCCGAAGGGATTGCCAAGCACGGCGCCAAAATGGTGATGGCGGTCTCTTGCGCCGATGTACCTAAATTTACCGTGATCATTGGTGGCTCATACGGTGCTGGTAACTACGGCATGTGTGGTCGCGCTTATGACCCTACCATGATGTGGATGTGGCCCAATGCTCGCATTTCAGTTATGGGCGGTGACCAAGCAGCCAATGTTATGGCGCAAGTCACGCGAGATATCAAAGCACGTAAGGGAGAAAACTGGAGTGACGAGCAAGAGCAACAGTTCAAACAGCCGATCATCGACCAATACCAAACCCAGAGTCACGCCTATTACGCCAGTGCTCGCTTGTGGGATGACGGCATTATTGATCCGGTCAAAACCCGCGATGTGGTTGGCATAGCATTATCAGCTGCGTTAAATGCACCGATTCCAGAGAGCAAATTCGGTATCTTCCGCATGTAA
- a CDS encoding enoyl-CoA hydratase-related protein yields the protein MTGLLLEKDSNGVAWLTLNRPEKHNAFDDVLIANLITKLDELKQDSSLNALVLDANGKHFSAGADLNWMKSMASMSEQDNLRDAQQLALLLHKLDTFPKPTIVIAQGAAYGGALGLICCCDIAIGTPDSRFCLSEVKLGLLPATIGPYVMRTIGQRQSRRYFLTAEVIDSDTALNLAILHHLSYQPHELAKSITQQLANHGPNALSAAKQLCLHCDNQPIDQALIDHTSQAIASARVSKEGQEGLSAFFAKRSPVWR from the coding sequence ATGACAGGACTACTGCTTGAAAAAGACAGCAACGGCGTGGCTTGGTTAACCCTCAATCGCCCTGAAAAGCACAACGCGTTTGATGATGTGCTGATTGCCAATTTAATCACCAAACTGGATGAGTTAAAACAAGACTCATCACTTAACGCGCTGGTTTTAGACGCGAATGGTAAACACTTTTCCGCCGGAGCGGATTTAAACTGGATGAAATCGATGGCGAGTATGTCCGAGCAAGACAACTTGCGTGACGCGCAGCAATTAGCCTTGCTGCTGCATAAACTCGATACCTTCCCCAAGCCTACCATCGTTATTGCCCAAGGGGCGGCATATGGCGGCGCGCTCGGCTTAATTTGCTGCTGCGATATTGCGATAGGCACACCTGATAGCCGCTTTTGTCTCAGTGAAGTCAAGTTAGGGTTACTTCCAGCAACGATTGGTCCTTATGTAATGCGCACCATTGGTCAAAGACAGAGCCGTCGTTACTTTTTAACGGCAGAGGTCATCGATAGTGATACAGCATTAAACTTAGCGATCCTCCACCATCTTTCCTATCAGCCCCATGAACTTGCCAAGAGCATCACACAACAGTTAGCCAACCATGGACCCAATGCTTTATCAGCGGCTAAACAGCTCTGTCTGCATTGTGACAATCAACCTATTGATCAAGCCTTGATTGATCACACCAGCCAAGCGATCGCTTCAGCTCGAGTCTCCAAAGAGGGTCAAGAAGGGCTCAGCGCATTCTTTGCAAAACGTTCACCGGTTTGGAGGTAA
- a CDS encoding acetyl-CoA carboxylase biotin carboxylase subunit, which produces MFKRILIANRGEIACRVMRTAKEMGIETVAVYSDADRTSQHCKQADIAEYIGSSPASESYLNIDKIIQVAKQHQVDAIHPGYGFLSENAQFAKACQENGIVFIGPPVDAIDQMGSKSQAKAIMEQAKVPLVPGYHGQNNSLKHLTEEANKIGYPVMLKAVMGGGGKGMRVVNRAEEMPFAIESAQREAQSSFGDQQLLIEKCIVKPRHVEIQVFADQHGNCLYLSDRDCSIQRRHQKVVEEAPAPGLSDQLRHAMGKAAVQAAKAINYVGAGTVEFLLDSSGEFYFMEMNTRLQVEHPVTELITGVDLVEWQLRVASGEALPIRQHDIVHSGHAIELRIYAEDPARDFMPSTGQIHYLSEPSFLSDVRVDSGIVQGDSVSEYYDPMISKLIVFGDTRTSAIRLLKEALSHYHVLGITTNIGYLHSIISQDAFADVALDTDFLITHQESIQQRQTCEHGILLTMATVARLNQPCQLHHKLGKSLPEPSREGFRLSQQQVSRFNFTHPNESKQIENHQTVITHTGQRNNHFKVNVQDQLYRVTIIDTNIDSTIKNGAVMTVEIDGVRYRFHAQVTPDSTAVFYQGQAYEFTHQPNYESAQDNQEELNPTAPLNGIVSALLVEKGDQVAQGDPLLVVEAMKMEYTINATQAAVIDDVLCELGDQVQHGAVLLHLSTPDDDPTPEVKHASNQS; this is translated from the coding sequence ATGTTTAAACGAATTTTAATCGCCAACCGTGGTGAAATTGCCTGTCGAGTCATGCGCACAGCAAAAGAAATGGGCATCGAAACCGTTGCGGTTTACTCTGATGCTGACCGCACTAGTCAGCATTGCAAGCAAGCGGATATTGCTGAGTATATTGGCTCATCTCCTGCGAGTGAATCCTACTTAAATATCGATAAGATCATCCAAGTGGCTAAGCAGCATCAAGTGGACGCCATTCACCCCGGTTACGGTTTTCTTTCAGAAAACGCTCAGTTCGCCAAAGCGTGCCAAGAGAATGGGATTGTTTTTATCGGTCCACCTGTTGATGCAATTGACCAAATGGGCTCTAAATCCCAAGCAAAAGCGATTATGGAACAAGCCAAGGTACCATTGGTCCCCGGCTACCACGGTCAAAATAATTCACTCAAGCACCTTACCGAGGAAGCAAACAAAATTGGCTACCCAGTAATGCTCAAAGCAGTCATGGGCGGCGGCGGTAAAGGAATGCGGGTCGTCAACCGCGCAGAAGAAATGCCTTTCGCCATAGAGAGTGCTCAGCGTGAAGCTCAGTCAAGCTTTGGCGACCAACAACTTTTAATTGAAAAGTGCATCGTAAAACCGCGCCATGTTGAAATCCAAGTATTTGCAGATCAACATGGCAATTGCCTCTACTTATCAGACCGCGACTGTTCAATTCAACGTCGCCACCAGAAAGTGGTAGAAGAAGCTCCAGCGCCAGGATTGAGCGATCAACTGCGCCATGCCATGGGTAAAGCCGCTGTACAAGCTGCTAAAGCGATTAATTACGTTGGTGCAGGTACGGTGGAATTCCTGCTCGATAGCAGTGGCGAATTCTACTTTATGGAAATGAACACGCGCTTACAGGTTGAACATCCAGTGACCGAGCTCATTACCGGTGTAGATTTGGTCGAATGGCAGTTGCGAGTAGCATCAGGTGAAGCCCTACCAATTAGGCAACATGACATTGTCCATTCAGGGCACGCAATTGAGCTACGCATTTACGCAGAAGATCCTGCCCGTGACTTTATGCCCTCTACAGGGCAAATCCATTATCTCTCTGAGCCAAGCTTTCTTTCTGACGTGCGTGTAGACAGTGGGATTGTGCAAGGCGATAGTGTCAGCGAATATTATGATCCGATGATCAGCAAGCTGATTGTATTCGGCGATACTCGCACCAGCGCCATTAGACTGCTTAAAGAGGCATTAAGCCACTATCATGTCCTCGGCATCACCACCAATATTGGCTATTTGCACAGCATTATCAGCCAGGATGCTTTTGCTGACGTTGCTTTGGATACTGACTTTCTAATCACCCACCAAGAGTCGATCCAACAACGACAAACCTGCGAGCACGGAATCTTGCTGACTATGGCGACCGTCGCACGCCTAAACCAGCCATGCCAACTTCACCACAAGCTTGGAAAGTCGCTACCTGAACCAAGCCGTGAAGGCTTTCGACTCTCGCAGCAGCAAGTGTCTCGATTCAACTTCACTCATCCAAATGAAAGTAAGCAGATAGAAAATCACCAAACGGTCATTACCCATACTGGTCAAAGAAACAATCACTTCAAAGTGAATGTGCAAGACCAACTGTACCGCGTCACGATTATTGACACGAATATTGACTCGACTATTAAAAATGGCGCGGTCATGACTGTAGAAATCGATGGCGTACGCTACCGCTTTCACGCGCAAGTGACTCCAGATTCGACGGCTGTTTTCTATCAAGGGCAAGCTTATGAATTTACTCATCAGCCTAACTATGAATCGGCTCAAGATAACCAAGAAGAGCTCAACCCAACAGCGCCGCTCAATGGCATTGTCTCTGCCCTTCTGGTGGAGAAAGGCGACCAGGTCGCGCAAGGTGACCCATTGTTAGTAGTAGAAGCAATGAAGATGGAATACACCATCAATGCCACCCAAGCCGCAGTCATTGATGATGTGTTATGTGAGTTGGGCGATCAAGTTCAGCACGGCGCCGTGCTACTGCATCTCTCTACCCCAGATGATGATCCCACACCGGAGGTAAAACATGCTTCCAACCAAAGTTAA
- a CDS encoding hydroxymethylglutaryl-CoA lyase → MLPTKVNIVEVGARDGLQNEQSVTLDDKVRLINRLSHSGLKHIEAGSFVSPKWVPQMADSALVFANIHQQPGIIYSALTPNLAGLERAIESDVKQVAVFGSASESFSQKNINCSIEESLERFEPVIALAQQHKIDVRGYLSCTMVCPYEGNIKPEQTALIASKLFDMGCYEISLGDTVGKATPNRVEAMLDALFKQLPKDALAVHFHDTYGQALANIYQALLMGIGTVDSAVAGLGGCPYAKGASGNVATEDVLYLCHNLGIETGVDIDAINQAGWEICRALGKQPVSKVALALGES, encoded by the coding sequence ATGCTTCCAACCAAAGTTAACATCGTCGAAGTCGGTGCACGTGATGGTCTACAAAATGAACAGTCTGTCACACTAGACGATAAAGTTCGCCTAATCAACCGATTAAGCCACAGCGGACTCAAGCACATCGAAGCCGGATCATTTGTATCACCCAAATGGGTGCCACAGATGGCAGACTCCGCTCTGGTTTTTGCCAACATCCACCAGCAGCCAGGGATCATCTATAGCGCCCTCACCCCGAACCTTGCGGGTTTAGAGCGTGCGATAGAAAGTGACGTGAAACAAGTCGCGGTGTTTGGTTCTGCTTCCGAGTCATTTAGTCAAAAGAACATTAACTGTTCTATCGAGGAAAGCTTAGAGCGCTTTGAACCTGTGATCGCCCTCGCTCAACAACACAAAATTGACGTACGCGGCTATCTCTCTTGCACCATGGTTTGCCCTTATGAGGGCAACATCAAGCCAGAGCAGACCGCTTTAATCGCCAGTAAACTGTTTGATATGGGATGCTATGAAATCTCTCTCGGAGATACGGTCGGCAAAGCAACGCCGAACCGAGTCGAAGCGATGCTTGATGCACTGTTTAAGCAACTGCCAAAAGATGCCTTAGCGGTGCATTTCCATGATACTTACGGACAAGCCTTAGCGAACATATACCAAGCATTGTTGATGGGTATTGGTACTGTAGACAGCGCAGTCGCAGGTTTAGGTGGCTGCCCTTATGCGAAAGGCGCCAGTGGCAACGTGGCAACGGAAGATGTGCTCTATCTTTGTCACAACCTAGGCATTGAAACAGGCGTTGATATCGATGCTATCAACCAAGCTGGCTGGGAGATTTGC